CGTGGCCGAAGCGCGACAGATGCTGCACTTCCTTCTGCAAGAGCTCGCGCACCATCTTCAGCTCGGAAACCTCGGTCACCATCGGCACCATCAGCTTCAGCTCGGTGTCGGCCGATGCCTTCAGCAGAGCACGCAATTGGGTGCGCAACAGGCCCGGCCGGTCGAGCGACAACCGGATGGCGCGCCAGCCGAGGGCGGGATTTTCTTCCTCATGGCCACGGAAATAGGGCACGACCTTGTCGCCGCCGATATCGAGCGTACGGAAGGTGACGGTGCGGCCCGCCGCCTGCTTTATCACATTGCGGTAGAACTGCTCCTGCTCCTCCGCCTTCGGCATGGTGGAGGCGATCATGAACTGCAGCTCGGTGCGGAAAAGGCCGATGCCCTCGGCGCCCGATTCCGAAAGCTGCGGCAGATCGACCAGCAGGCCGGCATTCATCATCAGCGCGATCCGCTGCCCATCCTTGGTCACCGGCTCGACGGCGCGCAGCGCCCGGAACTGCTCCTGCCGCCTGGCGCGGAAGCGAACCTTTTCCTCGTAGGAGCGCCGGTGGTCGGCCATCGGCCGCAGATGCACATGTCCCTCGTCGGCGTCGATGATCACGGCATCGCCGTTCTCGGCGAGCGCCACCACGCCCGCTGCCTGACCGATGACCGGAATGCCCATGGCCCGCGCAACGATCACCACATGGCTCGTTACCGCCCCTTCTTCCAGCACCAGCCCGCGCACATTGGCACGCGGATAGTCGAGCAGTTCGGCTGCTCCCATGGCGCGCGCCAGGATGATCGCATCGCTGGGGAAACCTTCGCCGGACGTCCGGCCGGTATAACCGGTCAACTGTCTGAGCAGACGGTTCGCTAGATCCTCGAAATCATGCATGCGTTCACGCAGATAAGGGTCGGTCAACCGCATCATCCGCGCCTTGGTGTCGCTCTGCACCTTCTCGACTGCTGCTTCCGCCGTCAGGCCGTTGCGGATCGCCTCCTCGAGCTTGCGCACCCAGCCCTGGTCATGGGCGAACATGCGATAGGTTTCTAGCACCTCGCGGTGTTCGCCCTCCATCGACACGTCGCGACGCGACAGCATGTCGTCGATCGAAATCCGCAGCGAGCCCATGGCTTCGGCCAGCCGCCGGATTTCCTTCTCGGCATCCTCGTTCAGCAGATTGGTGACGACGATGCGCGGCTCGTGCAGCACGACGTAACCGAGGCCGATGCCGTCATTATAAGTGTCGCCGTCGACGGTGACCGAACGCGTCAGGTCGAGTTCGAGGCCTGGCTTGGTGATCTTCTTGAGCTCGCCGGTGGCGATCATCTCGGCAAGCACCATCGCCGTCGTCTCGAGCGCTTCCAGCTCTTCCTCGCGATAGTTGCGGCTCGCCTTGTTCTGCACGACGAGAACACCGAGCGAGCGCCCGGTCCTGAGGATCGGCACGCCGAGGAAGGAATGGTAGATCTCTTCGCCCGTTTCCGGCAGGTAACGGAAAGCAGGGTGCGACTGCGCGTCGGAAAGGTTGAGCGGCTGGGCCGAGGCCGCGATCGTGCCGACCAGGCCCTGCCCCATCTTCAGTTGCGCGAGATGCACGGCCTCGCGGTTGAGGCCTTCGGTCGCGTAGAGTTCGAGGACGCCGTCGGCGCGCAGCACATAGACGGAACAAACCTCCGCCACCATGTTGCCGGCGATCTGGCGGACGATCCGGTCAAGACGATCCTGCGGCTCCAGCGCCTCCGCCATCAACTCGCGCAGCCGCCTGAGCAGCACGCGCGGACCGCCGGAAAGGTCTCTCATGGCGTCTCAAGCTCCCGAAACAACGCACTCAGTCCCGGCGGGCCGGCCCTCGTCTCCTCAACCTGAAGGGGCAGGCCGCCCGCTGGGAATCAATTCTTATCCAGACCGTAGCAGGAATGCAAAGTCCTGACAGCGAGTTCTGCATAGGGACCGTCGATCAGGATGGAAATCTTGATCTCGGAGGTGGTGATCGCCTTGATGTTGATGCCTTTTTCGGCAAGTGCACGAAATGCGGTAGCGGCGACGCCCGCGTGGCTACGCATGCCGATGCCGATGACCGATACTTTCACCAGCCCCGATTCGTTCTGCACGACATCATAGCCGATCTTCTCCTTATGGTCGCCGAGCACCTTGATCGCCTTCTCGACGTCGCCTGACGGCACGGTGAAGGTCATGTCGGTCTTCGACCCGTCCTCGGAAATATTCTGGACGATCATGTCGACATTGATATGGGATTCGGCGAGCGGCCCGAAGATCGCCGCGGAAACGCCCGGCCGGTCGGCAAGACGGCGAAGCGAGATCTGAGCCTCATCCTTGGCATAGGCGATGCCGGTGACTACTTCCTGTTCCACGATTTCATCCTCGTCACAAATCAGCGTTCCGGGCGGGTTCAGCAGATCGCCCATGCCCGGAGCATCGGGATCTTCGAATGATGAGCGCACGAAGGTGCGCACCTTGTGTACCATGGCAAGCTCGACCGAGCGCACCTGCAGTACCTTGGCGCCGAGCGAGGCCATTTCCAGCATTTCCTCGAAGGCGATCTTCTTCAGCCTGCGCGCCTTCGGCACGATGCGCGGGTCGGTCGTGTAGACGCCGTCGACATCTGTATAGATATCGCAGCGATCCGCCTTGACAGCTGCCGCGATTGCAACGGCCGAAGTGTCCGATCCGCCGCGCCCGAGCGTCGCGATACGGTTGTCGGGTCCCAGCCCCTGGAAGCCGGAGATCACGGCGACCTGCCCCTCGCCCATCCGTTTGACGATGTCGGTGCCGTCGATCTCCATGATCCGTGCCGCGCCATGCGCGTTGTCGGTGCGGATCGGGATCTGCCATCCCTGCCAGGAACGCGCATTGATATCCATCGCCTGCAATGCGATCGCCAGCAGACCGGAGGTCACTTGCTCACCCGATGCGACCACCGCATCATATTCCCGCGCATCGTAGAACGGGGAATTGGCGCCGATGACCTTCGGTGTGCCCTGGACCCAGCCGACCAGTTCATTGGTCTTGCCGGACATGGCCGACACCACCACCGCCACCTCGTGCCCGGCATCGACTTCGCGTTTTACGTGGCGGGCAACGTTCTTGATGCGGTCCAGGTCAGCGACGGACGTGCCGCCGAATTTCATTACGATGCGTGCCATATGCCTCTACCACGACTGGCGCCGGGAAGCGGAAAACCGGACCCGGCATCACGAAAGCTCTGGGGCAGATCGTTTGGGCCAGAGAGCCGGATTCCCAACTTCTGGAACCGCTCTAAAAGCCCAGGCCCCAAAGGCCCCAAGTTGCGGCGTCTCTTAGCGAGTTTGGCGGGGGGAGGCAAGCGCGTCCGATAAAAGCTATTGGCGAGCGGCTCCGTGCTCGTCAGTCCCCTGATCTGCGCCTCTTGACTTATGCTCCCGATCGTCCGACTTCACATGTCACGAATGAAGGAGCGGACGATGACGGAAGGCGCCAGAAGCACGATCGACCAGGGCGAAGTGGACCGCTTCTCGGCGATGGCGGCGGAATGGTGGAGCCCGACCGGCAAGTTCAAGCCGCTGCACAAATTCAATCCCGTCCGGCTCTCCTATATCCGCGACAAAGCCTGCGAGAATTTCAACCGTGATCCAAAAAGCGCGCGCCCGCTCGAGGGCCTGCGCGTGCTCGATATCGGCTGCGGCGGCGGCCTGTTGTCCGAACCTGTCGCCCGCATGGGCGCTTCCGTCGTCGGCGCCGATCCGTCCGAGAAGAATATCGGCATCGCCTCCAGCCATGCGAAGGCCTCCGGCGTTTCGGTCGACTATCGCGCCGTCACCGCCGAGGAACTCACTGCGGCTGGCGAGACCTTCGATATCGTCTTGAACATGGAGGTGGTGGAGCACGTCGCCGATGTCGAATTCTTCATAACCACCTGCGCGAAAATGGTCCGCCCCGGTGGCCTGATCTTCGTTGCCACCATCAACCGCACGATGAAGGCGGCAGCGCTTGCCATCTTCGCCGCCGAGAACATTCTGCGCTGGCTGCCACGCGGCACGCATCAGTACGAAAAACTGGTACGTCCGGAAGAACTGGAAAAGCCACTGGTGGCAAGCGGCCTTGAGATCACCGACCGCACCGGCGTCTTCTTCAATCCGCTGTCGAACCAGTGGAACCTATCTAAGGATATGGACGTGAATTATATGCTGCTGGCAAAGCGGCCGGCATAGTTCCCGCCGTCAATAAGCCGGCTACACTATCGGCGGCGCGAGATGCAGATAGGCGGCCAGACGCGCCGACTGCATGTCAGTTCACGTCCTCCGGCAAAGCCGGAATGGCCGCGATCTCGATGCCTTCTTCCAAGAGCGCCTGCGCCTCGTCGACCGTCGCCTGGCCGATGATACCACGGGCATCCGCCTCGCCGTAATGGATCTTGCGCGCTTCCTCGGGGAATTGCGTGCCGACGTCCTCGGAATTCGCCTTGACCGCCGCAACGGCCTCCTTGAGTTTTTGCAGGGCCTCGCGGCGCATGGCATCCATCGCCAGCGTCTGCCTCTCGTCCTTCCCGCGCGCGGTCGACACCGAAGGCGCCATCAACAGCTTGGAAATGGCGGCGGAATGACAGACCGGGCAGGTCAGGAAACCGGTTTCGACCTGACGATCGAAATCGGCGCTTTCCGAAAACCAGCCTTCGAATTCATGGGCATTGTCACAGGTGAGGGAATAGCGGATCAAGCGGCGACGCCTCCGGCGATTGCCCCCGCAATCTTCTCGACCGAGAATTCCCGGCCATTCCTCAGGTTCGGGATCTTGTCATGCGCGGCCTTGACCGCGGCGGGATCGATCTCGGCGACGATGACCGCCTCACCGGTGGCGCCGGCCGACGCCAGCACAGTGCCCCAGGGATCGATGATCATCGAATGGCCGAAGGTCTCGCGCCCGTCCTCGTGCCGGCCGGCCTGCGCCGCGGCGATGACGAAGACACCGTTCTCGATCGCGCGTGCCCTGAGCAGGATCTCCCAATGCGCCTCGCCGGTCTGCTTGGTGAAGGCGGCAGGAACTGTCATCACCTCGGCGCCGGCAACCGCCTGGGCGCGGAAGAGCGCGGGAAACCGCACGTCGTAGCAGATCGCAAAGCCCATTTCGGCAAAGGGCAGCGACAGGACGCGGGCCTCCGAGCCGGCTGTATAGGCGGCACTTTCACGCCAACTCTGGCCATTGTCGAGGTCGACGTCGAACATGTGGATCTTGTCGTAGCGATTGAGAATCCGGCCGTCGGGGCCGAACAGGAAACCGCGATTGGCGATCTTGCCGTCGGCAAGGGCGATCGCCGTCGAACCGACATGCATGTGGATGCCGAGTTCTACGGCAAGCTCTGAACCTGTCCTGACGATGACGTCATGCGCCTCGTCGGCAAGCACGGCGCGTGCCGCCGCACGGTCGCGCTGCAGTATGCCGGTCATCTCGGGTGTCTGCACATAGGTCGCGCCCTGGCCAACGGCCTCGCGCACCAGCTGCGCCATGGCGGCGGCATTCTTTACCGGATCAACCCCGGAGCACATCTGGACGGCGGCGGCCTTGAAGCTCATCGGTTCTTCCTCAAGCCGCCAGCATCGGATCGAGCTTGCCGGCCCGATCGAGCGCAAAGAGATCGTCGCAACCGCCGACATGATCGGTGCCGATGAAGATCTGCGGAAAGGTAGTACGCCCGTTCGACTTGCCGATCATCTCCTGGCGAAGATCCGGCGAAAAGGTCGCGTCGTGCTCGACATATTCGACGCCCTTTTCTTCGAGAAGGGACTTGGCGCGGGTGCAATAGCCGCAAAACTGCCGTGTATAGATGGTGACGGGTACCATAATCTCTCCAGACTGATGCCGGGTATTCCCTGTCATATAGGCTCGGAGAGAGCCCTTGCAAAGGTCAAAACCGTTATCTCAGCCGCGCCCGCCTTGCGCAGTGTCCGGCTTGCCGCGGCGACCGTCGCCCCTGTTGTATAGACGTCGTCGACGAGGACGATACGCTTGCCGAAAATGTCGTTTTCGCAACCCTTGGCAATCGCAAAAGCGCCCCTGACATTGTCCTCGCGCGCCTTGGCGCCAAGGCCGACCTGCTGGCTGGTGCGCTTGACGCGAACAAGCGTGGCCGCAAGCAGCGGCTTGCCCGAGAGCCTTGCCATATGGCGGGCAAGCTCGGCTGCCTGGTTAAACTTGCGTGCCAGCATACGGCTACGGTGCAGCGGCACCGGGATCAGCGCATCGCAGCTTTCGACCGTCCCGTCGGAAGCGCGCAGCATCCAGCCAGCCATCATCGGCGCCAGATCGGTGCGATCACGATATTTGAGCCCATGGACGAGATCGCGGACGGCATGGTCGTGGGTCGCCGCCGACCGCAGCCGGTCGAAGGGCGGCGGGTTGGCGATCGCCTCGGCGCTGAGGATACCGGCGCCGAGATCATGCGAGAAGGGAATGCCGAGCACCTCGCAATAGGGTCGTTCGATGAAGCGGATGCCGGACCAGCATTTCGCGCAGAGCCCGCGATGGCCGCCGGTGGAAATACCACAGACGGAGCAGGCGGGTGGATAAAAGAAATCGGCAAGCGCCGAAAACGGCCGCAAGAGATGCGCCCGCAGGAACTCTGACGGTTTTTCGATGTTGATCAGTCCCATGCGCAGAGATTAGCGTGTTCTTCGCGAAAGGAAAATCGTCTTGCCGCACGGGCGGTGCGGGACTAAGGACATCGCCATGGAAACGATCTTCGACACAGCCCTGATCGCCGCACATCGCCGTCGCGCGCTTGTAAACAACGACCCGAAAGCCGCCTTCCTGCTCGATATCGCCGCTGAGGAAATGGCCGAAAGGCTTTCCGTGGTCGAGCGGACCTTCGGGACCGCCGTCGAACTGCATGGCGCAACCGGTGCTGCCGCCCGGGCCGCGCTGGCGACGGGCAAGATCGGCACGATGATCCGCGTCGAAAGCGAGATGGCCTATGCCGGGCCGGGCGAAACCTTGATCGAGGCGCCGCTCGAGGACGTGCCGCTCGAACCGCAATCGACCAATCTCATCCTTGCGCCGCTCAGCCTGCATCTGACCAACGATACGCCGGGTGTCTTCATCCGGATCCGCCGCGCCCTGAAGCCAGACGGCCTTTTCCTGGCCGCGATCCCCGGCGCCGGCACGCTGCAGGAACTGCGCGAGGTGCTGCTGGCCGCCGAGGTCGAGATGACAGGCGGCGCAAGCCCGCGTGTCATTCCCTTCGCCGATGTGCGCGATGTCGGCAATCTCATGCAACGAGCCGGCTTCACGTTGCCGGTGATCGACGCGGAAAACTATACCGTGCGTTATGATTCGCTCTTTCCGTTGATGCAGGATCTGAGAGCGATGGGCATGAGCAATCCGCTCGCAGCCCGCGGCCGGATGCCGCTGACGCGCGCATTCTTCCTGCGCGCAGCGGAGATCTACGCCGAACGTTTTTCCGATCCCGACGGACGCATTCGCGTGACCTTCTCGATCATATATGTCTCGGGATGGGCTGCGCACGAGAGCCAGCAAAAGCCGCTGAAGCCCGGTTCGGCCAAGGCACGCCTTGCCGATGCACTGAAGGTGGACGAGCACAAGCTCAGGCAGTAGTGGTCGGTTGCTTCTTCAATTGACGGTCAGATTATTGTTGATCACGTTGAAGACGTCCTGCAGGCTGCCGCTGAAGATTCCTAGAGCGGAGACGAGTGCGCCACCAATGAGGGCGGCGACGAGGCCGTATTCGATCGCCGTCGCACCTCTGTTATCTGCAAGAAATGCTTTCAAAAGACGCATGACCCCACCCGCTGCGCGAAACCGACAACAAACGACGAATTCCACGACCATCGGGACGATGGCCGGCATTTTTCAGCAACCGGCGCCGACGCCGTAGCCCTGGACGACGCAGACCGAGCCGGGCGTATCCTGGAGGACGCTGCGGCGGATCGTATAACGCTTGCCGCTTTCGCTCTTGGGGATCGATCCTGTCGTGATCGTATCGAAATCCGCCGGAGCACTGGCAAAGACGCTTTTCTTCGAGGAATCCGCAAGCATTGGCGTCAGGATGAGCGTCAGCGCGACCACCGCCGTACCGAACAGAAGGGCGATATTCAGCGCACCCGTCCTGCGCGAAGCAGACGAGGCCCGTTCCTTTTCCCGGACAGCTTTCCAGAAATCATCGTCCATGAGGTCAAGCCTTTTAATACACGCACGCCAGATGCTTGATTGAGGCCGATCTTTGGCAGAAGGTGTTAAACGATCCATTAATATCCACAGCCGAAAATGGTGTGGCACAATAATAATCAGATAATGCTAAAGTAAATCCTGCAACATCGGGATGAGCGGCTCGTCGGCCGGCGGCATCGGATAATCGCGCAACGCCTGCGGGCGCACCCATTTCAGCGCCTGACCCTCGCGGCCCTGGGGAATGCCCTCATAGCGCCGGCAGATATAAAGCGGCATCAAAAGGTGGAAGGTCTCGTAGGAGTGGCTGGCGAAGGTCAGCGGCGCGAGGCAGGCGATCTTGGTGTGGATGCCGAGCTCTTCCTCGAGCTCGCGCACCAGCGTTTCCTCCGGCGTCTCGCCCGGCTCAACCTTGCCGCCGGGAAACTCCCAGAGCCCGGCGAGCGACTTTCCCTCGGGGCGCTGTGCCAACAGGATACGCCCGTCGGCATCGATCAGCGCACAGGCGGCGACCAGCAATATCTTCCGGCCCGCCTCGCTCATCGCGGCTCCTTTTGCCAATAGCAATAATGATAGGCGTCGCGAAAACCGAGGCGCTCATAAAGTGCGATAGCCGGGCGGTTGGACAGCTTCACCTGCAGCCAAGCCGAACGGGCGCTGCGCATGCGCGCCCAGCGCAGCGCCGAGGTCAGGATTTCGGTGCCGAGCCCCTCGCGCCGCCGCGCCTCGGAGACCGAAAGCGACATGATGCCGGCAAGGTCGTTGTCCTGGACACAGAGCACGGTCGCAAGCGGACCGTCCACCGCGTTCTCGATCAGGAACAGGCCCGATGGCGGCTTGATCGCCGAAATGATTTCGGCAAGCGCCGGCTTCAGCGTCAGTGGCGCCTGGTCGACGGCGAGGTTGGCATCGACGAAACGGCCGACATCATGGGTCGGCAGGTGATCGAGCGTATCCGGCAGCTCCGCCTCGGCGAGGTCGCAGGTCATCACCACCGTATCGTCGAAGCGCGTCCAGTTCTGCGCGCGCAGAAGTTCGATCAGCATCGGCGAGGCAAGCGGCGTCTGGCGGACTACGGCGACGCGGCCATAGGCCTCGAACTTCCGGCTCGCCTTTTCCAGGCGGATTTCGACGTCGCGATGATCCGAGGGATCGAGCGGCACGATCGAGTTCAACCGGTTGGACGGGTGACCGGCCGTCAGCCGCACCTGCCAGCTGCCGTCATATTGCACGGATGCCGCCGGCCAGGCGCGGAAGCCTACGGCCTCCAGCCTGCGCACTAGCGGCAGATTGTGTGAGGAAATGGATGCCTGCTCCAATGAACGATCAGCTCCGATAGTCGCCATTGATCGCAACATATTCCTTGGTGAGGTCGCAGGTCCAGACCGTTGCCCTGCCGGTACCGAGCCCGATATCGACTTTGACGGGGATATCCTGCGCCTTCATGACGTCCGAGGCCGCCGTCTCGGAATAATCGGGATCACGCTCGCCATTGACGGCGACCCTGATATCGCCGAACCAGATGGCAAGCCGGTCGCGATCCGCCATCTCGCCGGATTTGCCGACGGCCATGACGATGCGGCCCCAATTGGCGTCTTCGCCGGCGGCCGCCGTCTTGACCAGCGGCGAATTGGCGATCGACAGCGCGATACGCTTGGCGGCGGCGTCGCTCTCGGCACCCGTCACGGTGATTTCGAGCATCTTGGTGGCACCTTCGCCGTCCCGCACCACCTGCAGCGACAGGTCCTTCAGCACTTCGTTGAGCGCGGCCCGGAAAGCGGCAAGGCGCGGGTCGTCGGCGCGCTCGATGCGGGCCTGGCCGTCCTCGGCCGCGGCACCCGTTGCAAACAGCATCAGTGTATCGGACGTGGACGTGTCGCTGTCGACGGTCATGGAATTGAAGGTCGGGCCGACGCCGTCGGACAGAAGCGCCTGCAGCGCGGCAGGCGCAATGTCGGCATCGGTGACGACGAAGGAAAGCATCGTCGCCATATCGGGCGCGATCATGCCGGCGCCCTTAGCGATACCGTTGATCGTCACAGCCACGCCGCCGATCTCGGCGCTGCGGGTCGAAACCTTCGGATAGGTGTCGGTCGTCATGATCGCCTTGGCGGCCTCGAACCAGAAATCGCCGGTCGCTTCGACCTGCATCCGATCCAGAACGCCTGCGAATTTGGTGGCATCGAGCGGCTCGCCGATGACCCCGGTCGAGGCCAGATAGACCTCATTTTCGGCGCAGCCGACCGCAGCGGCAGCCGACTTCGCCGTCAGCGCGGTCGCCTGGCGCCCCTTCAGGCCGGTGAAAGCATTGGCATTGCCTGAGTTGACGACGACGGCGCGGGCGCTGCCATGGGAAAGATTGGCCCGGCAGAAATCCACCGGCGCCGACGGGCATTTCGAGCGTGTAAAAACGCCCGCGACAGCCGCCGGCCTGTCGAAGACCATCAGCAGCACGTCGGTCCGGTTCTTGTACTTGATGCCGGCGGAAGCCGTCGCCATGCGCACACCGCGCAACGGTGGCATCGAGACGAACGATTTCGGAGCGAGCGGAGAGACGGAACCGGACATGATGAGACCTGCCAATGAGCATTTCCAGGCGAAATGGAAACCGGTTCGCCGTCCGGAAATGCGACAACAAACGGTGCCAGAGCATGATGCCGAAAAGTGTCAGCGGTTTTCGGACGACATCATGCTCAAATGCTTTGATTTAAATCCGGATTCAGACCTTAGACCGATCAGCCCCAAAATCATCCGGATCTAAGGAAGGGCCTGGAAGAACCGGGCCCTGATGCGAATATTACGGTTTCGGCGCCGGGGCGACGGGCTCGCTGCCCGGCTCCGGCTGCTTGTTGGCCTGGTCGTAGCCCTTGCGCAGCGTCTCGTCCACGATCTCAATCTTGGCGGAGGCCTTTGCCTTGTTCAGAAGCTCAAGATACTTGTCGCGCATGACGAGTTGACGAACCTGATCCTGCACCTGTTCGAAGGGCGGCGGCGGAGCATCGCGCTTATCCTCGACCTTGATGACGTGGAAGCCGAAATCAGTCTTAACCGGCGTCTTGGAATAGGTGCCCTTCTCAAGCGCGAAGGCTGCGTCTTCGAATTCCTTGACCATGCGGCCGCGCGAGAAATAGCCGAGATCGCCGCCTTCCGACTTGTTCGGATCGGTGGACTTTTCCTTGGCGAGTTCGGCAAAATCCTTGCCGGCGTCGAGCTGCTTGATGATGTCCTTGGCTTCGTCCTCGGTCTTGACGAGGATATGACGGGCGTGGACTTCTTCCTGCTTCGGCAGGGCGGCGACTTCCTTGTCGTAGCGGGCCTTGACTTCGTCAGGCGTCACGATGTCGACGACATGCTTTTTGAAGTAGGCATTGTGCAGCTCGCGGTCGGTGAGATACTGCATGCGCTTCTTGAATTCGTCGGTCTGATCGAGCTTCTCGGCCGCAGCGTCGGCGGCGAGCAGCTTCACGTCGATGGCGGCGGAAAGGGCTGCGACCTTCTTCTGGTCATCGGGAAGCTGCGCCAGCTGGGGGTCGAGATTGGCGACGGCGAGGTCGAGTTCCGACTGGTGGATTTCCAGGGTGCCGACCTTGGCGATGACGGCGTCATCGGCATAGGCCGGGGCCTGGAGCGCAACAAAAGTTGCAAACGCCAGAACGGCAAGTTTGTTGGTGCTCAACATGAAATACCCTTCACAGTTACATTGCCGGTTTCAGCATCCCCTGAATCCAGCCCAAAATAGCCATCAACACCGGATTGTGGCCTTTCTGTATCCGCCAAATCCGTTGACATCATTCGACCCCCCTCTTATCTGTCACGCAACCTCGCGTCCAGAACAGTTTCCGGGCGTTTTAAGGCGCGCGCCTGATTTTCGGCTGGGCCGCGGACAAGAAACGCCGGGGATGAATATTGAGAAAGGGCCAGTCATATGGTCAGCTTTGGCGGTATAGCCCGCAAGTTATTTGGGTCTTCCAACGACCGCCGCGTGCGGTCCTACCAGCCGAACGTCACTGCCATCAACTCTATCGAAGAGAAGACGAAGGCCCTGACGGACGAGCAGCTCGCGGCAAAGACCGTGGAGTTTCGCGCCCTACTCGCCGAGGGCAAGACGCTCGACGACATTCTGATCCCAGCCTTTGCTGTCGTGCGCGAAGCCTCGCGCCGCGTTCTCGGCCTGCGACCTTTTGACGTACAGCTGGTCGGCGGCATGATCCTGCATTCGAATGCGATCGCCGAGATGAAGACCGGCGAAGGCAAGACCCTCGTCGCCACCCTGCCGGTCTATCTGAACGCGCTTTCCGGCAAGGGCGTGCACGTCGTCACCGTCAACGATTACCTCGCCCAGCGCGATGCCGCCACCATGGGCCGCGTCTACGGCTTCCTCGGCATGACCACCGGCGTCATCGTCCACGGCCTTTCCGACGAGGAACGCCACGCGGCCTATGCCTGCGACATCACTTACGCCACCAACAACGAACTCGGCTTCGATTATCTGCGCGATAACATGAAGTACGAGAAGAACCAGATGGTCCAGCGCGGCCACAACTTCGCAATCGTCGACGAAGTGGACTCGATCCTCGTCGACGAGGCGCGCACGCCGCTGATCATCTCCGGTCCGCTCGACGACCGCTCCGAACTCTATAATACGATCGACGCCTACATTCCGCTGCTGGTGCCCAGCGATTACGAGATCGACGAGAAGCAGCGCTCCGCCAACTTCTCCGAAGAGGGCACCGAGAAGCTGGAAAACCTGCTCCGCCAGGCCGGCCTCTTGAAGGGCAACGCGCTCTACGACATCGAGAACGTTGCGATCGTCCACCACGTCAACAACGCACTGAAGGCCCACAAGCTGTTCCAGCGCGACAAGGACTATATCGTCCGCAACGACGAAGTCGTCATCATCGACGAGTTCACCGGCCGCATGATGCCGGGCCGCCGCTATTCGGAAGGCCAGCACCAGGCGCTCGAAGCCAAGGAAAAGGTGCAGATCCAGCCGGAAAACCAGACGCTGGCCTCGATCACCTTCCAGAACTACTTCCGCATGTACGACAAGCTCGCCGGCATGACCGGCACGGCGCAGACGGAAGCGGAAGAATTCGCCAATATCTACAATCTCGATGTCATCGAGGTACCGACCAACCTGCCGATCAAGCGCCTCGACGAGGACGACGAG
This Rhizobium brockwellii DNA region includes the following protein-coding sequences:
- the ubiG gene encoding bifunctional 2-polyprenyl-6-hydroxyphenol methylase/3-demethylubiquinol 3-O-methyltransferase UbiG codes for the protein MTEGARSTIDQGEVDRFSAMAAEWWSPTGKFKPLHKFNPVRLSYIRDKACENFNRDPKSARPLEGLRVLDIGCGGGLLSEPVARMGASVVGADPSEKNIGIASSHAKASGVSVDYRAVTAEELTAAGETFDIVLNMEVVEHVADVEFFITTCAKMVRPGGLIFVATINRTMKAAALAIFAAENILRWLPRGTHQYEKLVRPEELEKPLVASGLEITDRTGVFFNPLSNQWNLSKDMDVNYMLLAKRPA
- a CDS encoding ComF family protein, yielding MGLINIEKPSEFLRAHLLRPFSALADFFYPPACSVCGISTGGHRGLCAKCWSGIRFIERPYCEVLGIPFSHDLGAGILSAEAIANPPPFDRLRSAATHDHAVRDLVHGLKYRDRTDLAPMMAGWMLRASDGTVESCDALIPVPLHRSRMLARKFNQAAELARHMARLSGKPLLAATLVRVKRTSQQVGLGAKAREDNVRGAFAIAKGCENDIFGKRIVLVDDVYTTGATVAAASRTLRKAGAAEITVLTFARALSEPI
- a CDS encoding carbon-nitrogen hydrolase family protein, with translation MSFKAAAVQMCSGVDPVKNAAAMAQLVREAVGQGATYVQTPEMTGILQRDRAAARAVLADEAHDVIVRTGSELAVELGIHMHVGSTAIALADGKIANRGFLFGPDGRILNRYDKIHMFDVDLDNGQSWRESAAYTAGSEARVLSLPFAEMGFAICYDVRFPALFRAQAVAGAEVMTVPAAFTKQTGEAHWEILLRARAIENGVFVIAAAQAGRHEDGRETFGHSMIIDPWGTVLASAGATGEAVIVAEIDPAAVKAAHDKIPNLRNGREFSVEKIAGAIAGGVAA
- the ptsP gene encoding phosphoenolpyruvate--protein phosphotransferase yields the protein MRDLSGGPRVLLRRLRELMAEALEPQDRLDRIVRQIAGNMVAEVCSVYVLRADGVLELYATEGLNREAVHLAQLKMGQGLVGTIAASAQPLNLSDAQSHPAFRYLPETGEEIYHSFLGVPILRTGRSLGVLVVQNKASRNYREEELEALETTAMVLAEMIATGELKKITKPGLELDLTRSVTVDGDTYNDGIGLGYVVLHEPRIVVTNLLNEDAEKEIRRLAEAMGSLRISIDDMLSRRDVSMEGEHREVLETYRMFAHDQGWVRKLEEAIRNGLTAEAAVEKVQSDTKARMMRLTDPYLRERMHDFEDLANRLLRQLTGYTGRTSGEGFPSDAIILARAMGAAELLDYPRANVRGLVLEEGAVTSHVVIVARAMGIPVIGQAAGVVALAENGDAVIIDADEGHVHLRPMADHRRSYEEKVRFRARRQEQFRALRAVEPVTKDGQRIALMMNAGLLVDLPQLSESGAEGIGLFRTELQFMIASTMPKAEEQEQFYRNVIKQAAGRTVTFRTLDIGGDKVVPYFRGHEEENPALGWRAIRLSLDRPGLLRTQLRALLKASADTELKLMVPMVTEVSELKMVRELLQKEVQHLSRFGHGLPRKLQFGAMLEVPALLWQLDELMEAVDFVSVGSNDLFQFSMAVDRGNARVSDRFDPLGKPFLRILRDIVRGADRNKTPVTLCGELASKPISAMALLGIGFRSISMSPASIGPVKAMLLGLDVGALTKAMDEVLDDIHALMPMREVLARFAESHNIPL
- a CDS encoding aspartate kinase yields the protein MARIVMKFGGTSVADLDRIKNVARHVKREVDAGHEVAVVVSAMSGKTNELVGWVQGTPKVIGANSPFYDAREYDAVVASGEQVTSGLLAIALQAMDINARSWQGWQIPIRTDNAHGAARIMEIDGTDIVKRMGEGQVAVISGFQGLGPDNRIATLGRGGSDTSAVAIAAAVKADRCDIYTDVDGVYTTDPRIVPKARRLKKIAFEEMLEMASLGAKVLQVRSVELAMVHKVRTFVRSSFEDPDAPGMGDLLNPPGTLICDEDEIVEQEVVTGIAYAKDEAQISLRRLADRPGVSAAIFGPLAESHINVDMIVQNISEDGSKTDMTFTVPSGDVEKAIKVLGDHKEKIGYDVVQNESGLVKVSVIGIGMRSHAGVAATAFRALAEKGINIKAITTSEIKISILIDGPYAELAVRTLHSCYGLDKN
- a CDS encoding DUF1178 family protein, which gives rise to MIRYSLTCDNAHEFEGWFSESADFDRQVETGFLTCPVCHSAAISKLLMAPSVSTARGKDERQTLAMDAMRREALQKLKEAVAAVKANSEDVGTQFPEEARKIHYGEADARGIIGQATVDEAQALLEEGIEIAAIPALPEDVN
- the grxC gene encoding glutaredoxin 3, whose amino-acid sequence is MVPVTIYTRQFCGYCTRAKSLLEEKGVEYVEHDATFSPDLRQEMIGKSNGRTTFPQIFIGTDHVGGCDDLFALDRAGKLDPMLAA